The Phycisphaerae bacterium sequence ACGACTGCCCCTGCAGGAAACGGACGCGGCCATGGAGACTATACTCCTCCGCCATATCCTGAACGCTGAGCTGCTCGACCGCGCGGTCGTCCTGGCCTTCGATCAGTACCACAACACCGACGGACAAGCCGTCGGAGCCCGCCCAAACCGCTCCGCCATCGGCAGCGATCTGTACCTGTCCAATACCTACGTGCGCGGTCTGTGGCAGCGCTACCCTCGCCGAATCCTGTTCGGTGCGTCAATCCACCCCTACCGCCGGCTCGGCGCCATGACCGCCGCAGACATGCTGACCGAGGTGGCCGCGGCCGGGGCCGTGCTCGTCAAGTGGCTGCCGCAAACACAGAACATCGATTCGCAGGATCCGCGCACCGTGGCGTTCCTCCGCCAGGCTGCGAAACTGGGGATCCCCCTGCTCGTACACTTCGGCCCGGAGTACACCCTCGGCCATCACCACAAGCAGTTCGCCAACCCAGCGGGCATGCTCCAAACACTCCGGCAACTGCGCGATGATGGAGATATGCCCACGGTCATCGTCGCCCACCTCGCAACACCCTCGATGTGGCCCGTTGCCCTGGCAACCCGCCCCCACCGGATCCTGATCGAGGCCCTGGCCGGCGAGTTCGCCAGCGCCCCCCTCTATGCCGATATCGCCGCCTTGACCATGTTCAGCAAGGCCCGATGGCTCAAACGCACATTGCGAATTCCAGCAGTCCGTGCGAAACTGGTCCATGGCAGCGATTTTCCGATACCTTCGAGCCCCTTGTTCTTCCGGTCGGCCCTGGGGAAGGAGTACCACCGCGTCCGCCAAATGCCCTCCTGGCTCGATCGCGACGTGGCGATCAAGTCAGCCGCCGGCATGGGCGAGGACGTGCTTCGACGCGGCGGCGAGTTGCTGGCAAGCCGCATCAGGGCTGCGGACGCCTTGGCAGGCATCGTTTGACAAGACCCCATGAGAGGAATATGGTTTCACCCGTGAAAAGAACACCACTATACGACTACCATGTGCAACAGGGCGCCCGAATCGTAGACTTCGCGGGCTGGGACATGCCCCTGCTCTACGCGGGCATCGTCGAAGAGCACCTGCATACCCGCCGCATAGGCTCAGTCTTCGATGTCTCCCACATGGGACGAATCGAGTTCCGGGGATCCGACACGGAAGCCCTTCTCCAGAAGGTCTGCACCCGCCAGCTGCATGACGCCCAGGTCGGCCAGTCCCGCTACAGCCACGTCTGTGACCAGAATGGCGGCATCCTCGATGACGTTATCGTCTCTCGGTACGACGACTACTGGTTCATGGTCTGCAACGCCTGCAACCACGACCGGATCGTGTCTTGGCTCCAACAACACACAACCGGCAAGGACGTCGAGATCAAGGATGTCACCGAATCCACACTCATGATCGCCATCCAGGGCCCCGCCGTCCTCCCGAAACTCGCCCCGAAACTGCCGTTCCCGCTGAACGAACTAAAGAGATACCGATTCACGTCCGGCACTTTCATGATGACCCCCTACTCCATCTTCCGCAGCGGCTACACCGGCGAAGACGGCGTCGAGGTGATCCTGCCGGCCTCGATCGGCCCCCTGCTCATCGGCGCAGTGGCCGGGCTGGCCCAGGGAGAAGATGCCCTCAAACCAGCCGGACTCGGCGCTCGCGATACGCTCCGGATCGAGGCCGGCATGCCCCTCTACGGCCACGAGTTGACCGAAGAGACCGACTCCCTGTCAGCTGGCCTGGCCTGGTGCGTCGATCTCAAAAAGGACTTCATCGGTGCGGCCAGGCTCCGCGAAATCGCCAAGAACGGTTCCAAACACAAGCTCGTCGGACTCGAACTGACCAGCAAGCGAATCGCCCGCCAAGGCACACCCGTCTGCAGCGGCAGCCGCGCGGTCGGCACAGTCACCAGCGGAACCATGTCCCCGACCTTGGGCAAGAGCATCGCCATGGCCTACGTGGACAGCGCCTTATCCAGCACGGGCCAGAAACTAGGCGTGGACCTGGGCGGCAAGACCATCGACGCCGTCGTGGTTCCCATTCCGTTCTACAAGAAACCATAAGACCAAGCCATCGAACCTAAGGAGAGTCAACCCAGTGAGTGCCAACCCGGCTGATCGCAAGTACAGCAAAACGCATGAGTGGTTCGCGGCCGCGGGTAACGTGGTCACAGTCGGAATCACCAAGTTCGCCGCCGACCAGTTGACGGACATCACCTTCGTGGACCTGCCCCCGGTGGGCACCAAAGTCAACGCGGGTAAGCCCTTCGGCGAAATCGAATCCGTGAAGGCCACCGGCGAGTTGGTGTCGTATGTCACCGGCGAGGTGATCGAAACCAACACCGCCCTGGCCGACCAGCCCGGACTGGTCAACACGGATTCGTTCGGCGGCGGCTGGATGATCAAGGTCAAGGTGGCCGACCTCTCGGCCCTGAAGGCCCTGATGGACAGCCCCGCCTACGAGGCCATGCTCCAGGAGGGATGACCCCCCTGCCGGATGCCCGACGGTCGCCAGCCTTCGACGTCGAGCAAGTAGGACCAGAGACGCAAGAACGCCCTTAGCAGGCGAGTAGGGTGCCACCGGGATGAACTACCTTCAACTGACGGACAACGACGTGCAGCACATGCTCTCGACCATTGGCGTCGGGCGAGTGGACGACCTCTTCCGGGACATCCCCCCGAGCCTGCGGCTCAACCGCCCCCTCCAGCTACCCGAACCGCTCGACGAACTCTCCCTCCTGGCCGAGCTCGAACGTATGGCTAAGGCCAATCACACCTGCGATGAGCTGGTCTGCTTTCTGGGCGGCGGCTCCTACGACCACTTCATTCCCACCGTGGTCGATTCACTGGCCGGCCAGAGCGAGTTCGTGACCGCCTACACCCCCTACCAGGCTGAGGCCTCCCAGGGCGCCCTCCAGGCTTTCTACGAGTACCAGACCCTGATCTGCCAACTGACCGGCATGGACGTGTCCAATGCCTCACTCTACGAGGGCGCAACCGCCGTGGCCGAGGCGGTCCTCATCGCCCGATCAAGCACCGGACGACGACGGGTCGTTGTCTCCGCGGCGGTGCATCCCGATACCCGCGGCGTTCTGGCAACCTACCTCCGCGAACTGCCCATCGATCTGGTACCCATCGAAACCGCCGGCGGCCTGTCCAGCCCCGATGATCTCCGGCGGGCAGTGGATGATCAGACGGCCGCGGTCGTGATCCAGACACCGAATGTCTTCGGATGCGTCGAGCGGCTCGATCGCCTCAGCGCCATCGCCCATGAGCGCGGCGCGGTGGTCGTTGCGGCAGTCGACCCGATTTCCTGCGCCCTGCTCAAGTCGCCAGGCACCCTGGGCGCCGACATCGCCGTCGGCGATGCCCAGCCGCTCGGCATCCCAATGTCGTTTGGCGGGCCCTCGGCCGGCTTCATGGCCTGCAAGCAGGCGTTCATGCGCAAGATGCCCGGCCGGCTCATCGGCGCGACCACCGACGAGGCCGGACGTCGAGCCTTCTGCCTGACGCTCCAGACCCGCGAGCAACACATCCGCCGCGAGCGGGCCACGAGCAACATCTGCACCAACCAGGGACTCTACGCCCTTCGTGTGGCCATCTACCTCTCGGCGGTCGGTCGGCAAGGCGCGGCCAGAGTCGCCTCGCTTTGCCTCGACAAGTCACATTACGCCGCAGAACGGATCGCCGGCCTCAAGGGCTTCGAGTTGCGATTCCAGGCGCCGTTCTTCAAGGAATTCGTCGTCCGAACAACCAAGGACGTCAAGCGGGTCCTGGCCCACGCCCGCAAACGCGGGCTCCTGGCCGGCGTACCCCTCGAACCCTGGTACGACCACCTGGCAGACTGCTTCCTGGTGGCCGTTACGGAAAAACGCTCCCGCGAACAGATCGACGCTCTGGTCGCAGCTCTCGATGAGTCATGAGCCCGGAGCGACGCTGAGGAACAAGGACGTGGGTTACGACGTTGAGTTTGTCCAGATACCGGTAGACTCGTCTACGACCTTCCCCGTCGCGCCCGAAGCGGCTAGGCGGCTACGCAAGAACGCGGTGCCCTTCCGCGATCCGGCGGCGGTCAGCAGTCTGCTGCTGCAAATGGACGGGGCCAAACCAGCCCTCGATGACGGAATCGACTACCTGGGCAAGGGACTCAGCTATGCCCGGCTGTTCGTTCGCCAGGACGCGATCCATGTGGATAACAATCTCAACGGAGCGGAATTGCTCAAACTCTACGCCAAACTGAATGATCGCTACCGGCAACTGCTGATTCTGGATCTTCAGAGCGGCCAGCTGCATGACGCAGCCAGCTACAAGGAGTGGTGGTCCCGACCACTGTGATCTCATGGTTCACCAAGCCAATACAGCCAACGCCCTGTCCGCCAACCCCCTGTCCGGAGCAGGCCTCGTCCCCTCCGAGAAGCTCATCTTCGAGCGAAGCACACCCGGCCTGACCGCGGTTTCACTGCCCCCCACCGATGTCCCTCCGGTGGACAGGGAGAAGGCCATCCCCCGCGAATTGCTGGCCGACTCCGCCCCCCTGCTGCCCGAAGTCGGCGAACTGGACCTCGTTCGCCACTACACCCGGCTCGCCCATCGCCTCTTCAGCGTCGACGGCAACTTCTATCCGCTCGGCTCCTGCACCATGAAGTACAACCCGAAGATCAACGAGCGAGCGGCGGCCATGCCCGGATTCACCGCCCTGCATCCCCTCCAGCAAGAGGTGGACATTCAGGGCATCATGGAGCTGCTCTATCATACCCGCATCTTCCTGGCCGAAATCGCCGGCCTGGCCGACGTGACCCTGCAGCCCTGCGCCGGAGCCCACGGCGAGATGACAGGCGTCATGATCATCAGCGCCTACCACCGCCACCACGGCCAGGACCGGCCCAAGGTCCTCACCCCGGACTCGGCCCACGGAACCAACCCGGCCACTTGTACTATGTGCGGCCGGCACGCCCTGACCGTGTCATCACGACCCGACGGCAGGGTCGACCTCAACGACCTGCGCAGCAAGGTGGACGAACAAACCGCCGCCTTGATGATCACCAACCCCAACACAACCGGCCTGTTCGACCCCCAGATCGCCAACATCGCCGAGATCCTGCACGCCAAGGGCGCCCTCCTTTACCTCGACGGGGCCAACATGAATGCCATCCTCGGTATCGCCCGCCCCGGCGACTTCGGGGTCGATGTCATGCACTTCAATGTGCACAAGACATTCAGCACCCCTCACGGTTGCGGCGGCCCGGGCGCCGGCCCAGTGGCCGTCTCCGAGAAGCTCCGCGGCTTCCTGCCCGGACCACAGGTTATCCGCCGGGCGGATGGAACCTATGGATGGGATTCGATGGGGAAAAGTTCTATCGGACGGGTGCGGTCGTTCCACGGTCAAATCGGTGTCCTGGTGCGAACCTTCGCCTACATCAGGGCCCTCGGAGCTGCCGGCCTGCGCGGCGTCAGCGAGAAGGCCGTACTCTCCGCCAACTACATCGCCGCCCGCCTGCGCGGCCACTACGCCATGCCCTTCGAGCCCCCCTATGCCCACGAGTTCATCACCGTGCCCGAGTTCCGCGATCGCGGCGTCACCGAGTTGGACATCTCCAAGCGGCTCATCGACCATTCGTTCCATCCGCCAACCATGAGCTGGCCGGTAGCCCACTGCCTCATGATCGAACCGACAGAGACGGAATCGCTGGCCACCCTCGATCAATTCATCGAGGCCATGATCAGCATCGCCCGGGAAGCTCGGGAAAACCCCGATATCCTCCACCATGCCCCCCACACCATGCCCGTACGGCGACTCGACGAGGTCACCGCAGCCCGCAAGCCCGACCTGTGCTGGCAACCGGAGTCCCCCTCGACATCCCCCGCCCCATCGCCCGTCGCCGAACGTGCCCCGGTCTCGTAGAATGCCGGCAGAGACCGCCGGTCACCGCGATGGTGACATCCGCAAACTGGGGTGACCCGAGCAATGGACCAAGCCGCATCAACAGTCCGCTGGCTGACAGATCCGCCCCTGGACGGGCCCGCGAACATGGCCCGCGACGAAGCCCTGCTCCAGCGGGTGGGCGCCGGCCAGTCGCCCCCGACGCTTCGCTTCTACCACTGGTCACCGGCCACGATCTCCATGGGCTACTTCCAGCCCTACCAGGACTTCGCATCCCTGCCTCCGCCGGCCGGTACCCTACCCGTCGTGCGCCGGCAGACCGGCGGCGGGGCCATCCTCCATGACCAGGAACTGACCTACTCACTCACCTTGCCGCTGGACCATCCCCTGATCGGCAAGGGCAATGCGAACGGCCTCTATGACCGCGTCCACGAAGGCTTTGCCGCCGTGCTCGGCTACCTCGGAATCGCCGTGTCACGCGGTGCCGCAACAGGTGCCTGCTCCCATCGCGGCCCCTTCTTCTGCTTCGAGCGACACAGCTGCTTCGACTTGATCGTGAACGGCCGCAAGATCCTGGGCAGCGCCCAGCGACGCACCAACCACGCAGTCCTCCAGCACGGCTCGCTGGTTCTGGGCCGCCGGTACGAGCAACAGCCGTGCGCGGCCGTGGCCGACTACTGTTCCGTTGCCATGGACTGCTACCTGGATCGACTGGCGAGCGCCATCCTGCAGGAGTACACCGGCCTTCAGGACCCGCTCGTGCCCGGGGAACTGGCCCTGGCCGACCAGCTTCGCGGCAAATACGAGGACCCGGCCTGGACTCGAAAACGTTGACTGAGACGCCGCCTGATTCCGTCCGACCCCGCAAACGCCGCCCCCGAATCTGGGTGATCCTCGCCCTGATCACCCTGTGGGGGACCGTACTGTACTATCGCATGGAGATACGGGCCTACTGGTGGGTCCATCAACTCCAGAAAGCGACCACCCCCCAGGAGCGTCGGCACTATACACTGTGCCTGACATCCATCCGGGACTCGTCGTTGTATGCACTCCCCGGGCTGCTGCGCGACCCACGCCCGGAACTTCGCATCCTCGGCGTCGAAGCGCTCCGGGATTGCCAGAGCCTGCGCGCCCAACAGCTCCTGCTCAACGCCCTGCACGACGAGAGCGACCCGGTGGTCGTGCGCGCCGCACTGATGTTGTCGTGGCGCCGCGATCCAGCCACGTTTGTCCTGGATCGCCTGCGCGAAGACAGACTCGGCAAGAACCCGCGTTTCGCGTCCGCGGCCATCCTGGCCTTCGAACGGATCGGAGGACCCATCGCCGTGGAAGGAGTGCTCGCCGATCGAGCTCCCTCCTCCGATCCCAACCTGCTCGCCCAGGCGATGGACTCCCTGGCCAATCTCGACTGCCGAACGGAGTCCCGCTTTCTGATTGGATTGCTGACCGACCAGCGGCCAGTGACCGTCCCGCCCTTTTCCTGCCGTATGGCCGTCGAGGCCATCGCCCGGCTTCAAGGCGGCGAGGTGGCCAAGGGCATTGACCGCCAGGCACTTTTGGCCGCTACCCGGGCTCCGCCGACCGTCGGGGCCGCTGCCGCCCGATCGCTCTACCTGCTCACCGGCCAGTCCTTCGGTGATCCGGCCACCCGGCCCGCCGACGGAGGCCGCGCAATACAGCATCAATGGTACGCATGGCTTGATCGCCACGAACACGGTACTGATGCCGCATCGTCACCTGCGACGCTCCCGCCGTAGCCACCCGCAGGGCGCGACTTCCGCACCCGCAAGGTTGTCTACTCCCACCCACCGAGTTTGATGATGTCCTGGAAGGTGACCAACACAAAGATGCCGATGATCAGCACCAGGCCGATCATCTGCGTGGCCACTTGCACCCTGATGCTGATGGGCGTTCCCTTGATCTTCTCGATGATCAGGAATACGAACAGCCCGCCGTCAAAGATGGGCAGCGGCAGGAAGTTGATCACCGCGAGGTTGGCCGACATCATCGCCAGGAAGTAAAGGAGCTCCGGAATCCCAGCCTGGGCGACATCACTGCCGATCTTGATGATGCCGATTGGACCAGAGATCTGGTCCAGCCCCAGCGACCGGGTGAAGATCATCCGCTTCATGGCCAGATAAGCCTGCCCGATGAAGTAGTAGGTCTTGCGCACGCCGATCATCATGGCCTTCACCGGATTGGTCTCGCGAACCAGCTGCACCTCGTATCGAGAAGCGATGTCAATGACGTACTGCACGCGGAGGACCCAGGGATCAACCATCTCCGCGGTCACGGCGAGCTTTTCCTTGTGGAGTACGCGATCGGCCTGATCCCAGAACTCGACGTCCACGGTCTTGCCGACGCACTGGGACAGCACTTCCCGCGCCCCCTGCCAGCTGTCGACGGTGAAGGAGCGGCGCCGACCGTCCTTCTCGATCTCGACGTTGGTCTGTCCGTTGATCGACGTGATCGTCCTGGCGCCCGGCAGATCAAACGTCGTGCCAAGTGTGTGAGGAACGTGCAGGGTGGCCGATACCTCCGGCTGGTTCTCGTGTACCCAGGTGAGCTTCACATCCGTGCCTGCCAGCTTGGTGAACCGCTCCACCAGCTCATCCCAGGTCGCCACCGGCTGATCGTTGATCTTGGTGATCTTCGAACCTCGCGGCATGATCGACTTGAGCCGCGCCGCGGGAGTCTCATTCTTCTCGACACCCTCCGTCAGGATGTCGGCCACGACAACCTCGTCGTTCTCGTGCCCCAGAATCTCGGCGCCAATCTGTGGAGACCGCTTGAAGAACCAGCCCGGCACTTTCGGGACCACCTTCAGAGCAACAACCTGGGGCTTGCCGTCCCTGTAACGCAGTACCTCGACCGGGATGGCTCTTTCGGGATTGTTCTCAATACTGGTCTTATACTCATCCAGCCGGGGCGCAACCTGGCTGCCCCACCGCACCAGAACGTCGCCCGGCAGGATCCCGGCCTGCTCGGCCCGCTGGCCTTCGACCACATCGGTCACCCGGATCCTCGGCACCAGCCCCAGCAGGTGGCCGCTGGATTCGCCAAACCGGCCTTCCGGGGTCAATGCCATGCGAGCCCTTCTCTTGACAATGCGCTCCACGGCCCCCGGCGCGTCGGCTCCGGAAACGCTTGCCGCCCGCCGAACCGTGAGTTCCGCGAAACGTCCTTTCAGGTCGGTCAGTAGATTGCTCGCCTCGAAGAGGCTCGAAATGTCACGCCCGTTGACCTGGAGGATCTTGTCGCCGGCCTGCAGCTGCTCCTCATCGGACAGGGCCAGGTCCTTCATCGCCGCCGTGATCGACGTGTTCAGCGGAGGCGCGACGCCGATCTGGAGAATGTTCTTCTCCGCGTTCTTCTCGGGCAGAATCGTGACCGTCTCGGTGCGGACCTCACCGGACGCCCGATCCTTGCGCTGGTAGGTCAAGTGCAGCGGCTCGTCAGGATCGGAAAGCACCACGGCAGCTCGAAGATCGTTCTGGTCGGAGATCCACTCATCGTGAACCTTGACAATCCGGTCGCCCACCTGGAGGCCGGCCTGCTCGGCAGGACTGCCCGGCAGGATCCATCCAACCACCGCCGTGGGGGATTCCATACCGATCATGAACACAATCATGAACACCAGCGCGGCGAAGACCATGTTCATGATCACGCCCGCGGATACGATGATCATCCGTTGACCGGGCGGTTTGAAGAGAAACGAACGGGGATCGTCCTTCACGATCAGTTCGTCCTCTTTGTCGCCGAAGTCCTCCTGCCCCAGCATCTTGACGTACCCGCCCAGAGGCAAGGCATTGAAGGAATACCGGGTCTCGCCTCTGTCGAAACCAAACAACTCCTTGCCGAAGCCGATGGCGAACTTGTGCACCCGCACGCCGCAGGCCTTCGCCGCCAGGAAGTGGCCCAGCTCGTGAAAGAAAACCACCAGCGAAAAACCGATGAAAATCAGCACGTAAGACCAGATCGAACCCAGGTAGGATGAGAACGAAGCCTCCAGCCCGGCCGTCACCAGCTCGGTATCGACCGCCCCCGACATCCCAATCATGCCAATCACTGCTTCAAGCATTCAGCGACCTCGCGTCTAGCCCAGGCATCGGCGGCCAACAGCGCATCCAGGTCCGGCGCTGCCTGGACACTGTGCCGATCAAGCACCTGTCGAGCCAATTCGACAATCCGCCCGAACGGAATGCGCTCCTGGCGGAAGGCCTCGACGGCCTCTTCGTTGGCGGCGTTCAGGACCGCGCCCGCCGTCCCGCCTGTACGGGCAACCTCATATCCCAGCTCCAGGGCCGGGAACCGCTCAAAGTCCGGCGACTCGAAGTTCAGGCGGCGGATGGTCGAGAAATCCAGCTTCCGCGCACACCCTTCCGCCCGGTCGGGACAGGTCAGAGCATACTGGATCGGCGTCTTCATGTCAGGCGAACCCAACTGGGCAATGACCGAGCCGTCCACGAACTCGACCATCGAGTGAATAATCGACTCCGGGTGAATCACCACTTCAATTGAATCCGGCGAGAGATCGAACAACCACTTCGCTTCGATGATCTCCAGGGCCTTGTTCATCATCGTTGCCGAGTCAATCGTGATTTTAGGGCCCATATGCCACGTCGGGTGACGCAGGGCGTCCTGAAGGGTCGCCCCGGCCATCTGCTCGGCCGACCAGGCTCGGAACGGCCCGCCGCTGGCGGTCAGATAAATCTTCCGAACCTCACTTCGCCGCCCCGCGCTCATCGACTGAAAAACCGCAGAATGCTCGCTGTCGATCGGCAGCAGCACGGCTCCCGTCCTGGCCGCCAAGGACACAATGATCGAGCCGGCCACGACCAGGGCCTCTTTGTTCGCCAGCCCAACCTTCTTGCCGGCCTGCACCGCCGCCACCGTCGATTCTAACCCCGCCGCCCCCACGATCGCCGCCACCACGTAGTCCGTATCCGGACGCCTGGCCAGTTCGACCAGCCCGGCCGGCCCGGCAAGAAGCTCCGATCGACTGTCCAGAAAGGGCGCGATTTGAATGGCGTTGGCCGGGTCCGCAACCGCGACGGCCGGAGGATGGAACTCCTGACACTGGGCGGCCAGTTCCTGCCACCGACGCTTGGCCCCCAGCCCCGCCACCTCGTAGTCCGGCGCCAAGGAGCGGAGCACGTCCAGCGTGCTCGTGCCGATGGAACCCGTTGACCCCAGGATGGTTACCCGCTTCGCCACGGTGTGCCCCGGTGAAAAAGCGCCACTATAGGCCGCATCGGCGGGGGTGACAAGAAGCGTTGCGACACCAGGCATCGGTTCCTATAATCCCCAACAATCGAAGCGGGACTTGATGAGCTCGAAATCCGATGATTCACCCATGAATCAAACGCTCCTGACCACAAAGAAGTTTACAGTCGAACGCCGGGAATACGTCATCCCAGGCGTCGGAGCAGTCCACCGCGAACTCGTCGTCCACCCCGGAGCCGTCCTCATCCTGCCCCTGCTCACCCCCGACAAGGTGGTCATGATCCATAACTACCGATTCAGCGTCGGCTCCGAGCTGCTCGAACTGCCTGCCGGTACCCTCGAGCCACCCGAGGATCCCCTGGATTGCGCCCGCCGGGAACTGGAGGAAGAGACGGGCTACGTCAGCAACAGAATCGAACCCCTCGGCCGCTTCTATACCTCCCCCGGTTTCACCAACGAGCTCATGGTCGCCTTCCTGGCCTCCGAACTGAAGGCCACCACCCCGCGGCCGGAAGCCACCGAGCAGATCCGCGTCACCACCCTGCCTCTGGCTGACGCCCTGGCCGCCACCAGCGACGGCCGTATCGTCGACGGCAAGACCATCGCCGCCCTCCATCTGTACCATTTCCGCCGATCGAGGATGCCATGAGCTGGCGAGACCGAACCTGGAACCACGACGAGGGCAGACCGCGAAGGCCCTGGGGCGGCTTCAACACCGAGAACCCCATGGCCTGGGCTCCGTCGATCGGATCAGTCTTCGGCATCCGGATCAAGTTGCACATCATCTTCCTGATTTACCTTGCCGTGGAGTTGCTTCGATCGGCGTCTGAGGGAGGCTTCTGGTTCTCCTTGAGATACCTGATCATCCTCTTCGGGCTGGTCTTCCTCCACGAAATGGGCCACTGCTTCGGTGCCCGCCGTGTGGGCGGCGACGCAAGCGAGGTCCTCATGTGGCCGCTGGGCGGCCTGGCCATGGTCTCCGTCCCACACAACCCGCGGGCCCACCTGATCAGCGCTGCCGCAGGACCGTTGGTCAACTTCGCTTTCTGCATGATCTCCGCAACCGTCCTGAGCCTCGCGGCCGGCTCGATTCAAGCCGTGCCCTGGAACCCATTCGAAGCTTACCCGTCCGAAGCGGCCTTGCCCCTGCTGGTGGGATCGACCGTATTCCTGCTGCTCTATCAGTTCTTCTATGTGAACTACGTCCTCCTGCTCTTCAACGTCGTCTTGCCGCTTTTCCCGCTCGACGGCGGCCGTATCTGGCAGGCGATTCTGTGGTATCGACTCGGCTACAGTCGCTCCATGCAGATCGCATCGACCGCCGGAATGATCGGAGCCGTGCTCCTCGGCGTGTTCGGACTGTTCAATCAGAACCTCATGCTCGTCGGGGTGGCCGTCTTCGCCTACCTGACCAGCATGCAGTACCGCAAGGCGGTTGTCGCCGACCCCGAATGGGCCGAAGCACCATGCGATATCAACGCATCTCCAGACCAGGCCGACGGTCCCAAGCGCCGCAGGGGCCTCTTCGGCAAGGGACTCTGGGAACGCAAGCGGACGAAGATCGCCGCCGAGGACGCCGAGGTGGATCGCATCCTCGTCAAGGTCCACGATCAGGGCATTCAAAGCCTGAGTCGCTCCGAAAAGAAGACCCTCGAGCGCGCCACCCGCCGGCAACAGGGCACGGACCGCCACGCCGGCCGAGTCGATCGCCTTTGATCCACCCCGATAAACGCGTATACTGAGCCGCACGACCCGCTTCCCTTCGTCGTCCAGGAAGCACAACACGGCGGAACAACAACCATGACCGAGAAAGCCTATCAGATCTGCATCAATCCGGATTGCCAGGCCACCTACGGCATCGACCAGATTCTCTTCAGTTGCGACAAGTGCAAGTCCCTGCTCGACGTCGTCTACGACTGGGAGCGGCTGGCCCTGCCTCGCTCGCTCGAGTACTTCGAGCACCGCTGGGGAACCAAGGGACTGTGGTCGGAGGGACGGCTCGACTTCTCCGGGGTGTGGCGGTTCCGCGAACTGCTTCCATTCGTCCCGAACGAAGCCGTCGTCACCATCGGCGAAGGACGGACGCTGCTGGAGCAATGCGACACGCTCGGCCGTCAGATCGGCATGAAACCCAGCCGCCTGTTCCTTCAGTACGAGGGGCTGAATCCCTCGGGCAGCTTCAAGGACAACGGTATGACCGCAGCGTTCAGCCTGGCCCGCATGCTCGGGCGGCGGCGCGTGGCCTGCGCCAGCACCGGGAACACCTCCGCCTCGCTGGCCATGTTCGCCAACAAGAGCGAGCCGCCCATGCAAGGCATCGTCTTCATCGGAACCGGCAAGATCGCCTACGGCAAGCTCTCCCAGGCCCTCGACTACGGCGCCCTCACCCTGCAGATCGAGGGCGATTTCGATGCCTGCCTTCGCCGGGTCATGCAGATCGCCGACAAGCTCGGCATCTACCTGATGAACTCCGTCAACCCGTTCCG is a genomic window containing:
- a CDS encoding HEAT repeat domain-containing protein, coding for MTETPPDSVRPRKRRPRIWVILALITLWGTVLYYRMEIRAYWWVHQLQKATTPQERRHYTLCLTSIRDSSLYALPGLLRDPRPELRILGVEALRDCQSLRAQQLLLNALHDESDPVVVRAALMLSWRRDPATFVLDRLREDRLGKNPRFASAAILAFERIGGPIAVEGVLADRAPSSDPNLLAQAMDSLANLDCRTESRFLIGLLTDQRPVTVPPFSCRMAVEAIARLQGGEVAKGIDRQALLAATRAPPTVGAAAARSLYLLTGQSFGDPATRPADGGRAIQHQWYAWLDRHEHGTDAASSPATLPP
- the rseP gene encoding RIP metalloprotease RseP; translation: MIGMSGAVDTELVTAGLEASFSSYLGSIWSYVLIFIGFSLVVFFHELGHFLAAKACGVRVHKFAIGFGKELFGFDRGETRYSFNALPLGGYVKMLGQEDFGDKEDELIVKDDPRSFLFKPPGQRMIIVSAGVIMNMVFAALVFMIVFMIGMESPTAVVGWILPGSPAEQAGLQVGDRIVKVHDEWISDQNDLRAAVVLSDPDEPLHLTYQRKDRASGEVRTETVTILPEKNAEKNILQIGVAPPLNTSITAAMKDLALSDEEQLQAGDKILQVNGRDISSLFEASNLLTDLKGRFAELTVRRAASVSGADAPGAVERIVKRRARMALTPEGRFGESSGHLLGLVPRIRVTDVVEGQRAEQAGILPGDVLVRWGSQVAPRLDEYKTSIENNPERAIPVEVLRYRDGKPQVVALKVVPKVPGWFFKRSPQIGAEILGHENDEVVVADILTEGVEKNETPAARLKSIMPRGSKITKINDQPVATWDELVERFTKLAGTDVKLTWVHENQPEVSATLHVPHTLGTTFDLPGARTITSINGQTNVEIEKDGRRRSFTVDSWQGAREVLSQCVGKTVDVEFWDQADRVLHKEKLAVTAEMVDPWVLRVQYVIDIASRYEVQLVRETNPVKAMMIGVRKTYYFIGQAYLAMKRMIFTRSLGLDQISGPIGIIKIGSDVAQAGIPELLYFLAMMSANLAVINFLPLPIFDGGLFVFLIIEKIKGTPISIRVQVATQMIGLVLIIGIFVLVTFQDIIKLGGWE
- a CDS encoding 1-deoxy-D-xylulose-5-phosphate reductoisomerase encodes the protein MPGVATLLVTPADAAYSGAFSPGHTVAKRVTILGSTGSIGTSTLDVLRSLAPDYEVAGLGAKRRWQELAAQCQEFHPPAVAVADPANAIQIAPFLDSRSELLAGPAGLVELARRPDTDYVVAAIVGAAGLESTVAAVQAGKKVGLANKEALVVAGSIIVSLAARTGAVLLPIDSEHSAVFQSMSAGRRSEVRKIYLTASGGPFRAWSAEQMAGATLQDALRHPTWHMGPKITIDSATMMNKALEIIEAKWLFDLSPDSIEVVIHPESIIHSMVEFVDGSVIAQLGSPDMKTPIQYALTCPDRAEGCARKLDFSTIRRLNFESPDFERFPALELGYEVARTGGTAGAVLNAANEEAVEAFRQERIPFGRIVELARQVLDRHSVQAAPDLDALLAADAWARREVAECLKQ
- a CDS encoding NUDIX hydrolase, with the protein product MNQTLLTTKKFTVERREYVIPGVGAVHRELVVHPGAVLILPLLTPDKVVMIHNYRFSVGSELLELPAGTLEPPEDPLDCARRELEEETGYVSNRIEPLGRFYTSPGFTNELMVAFLASELKATTPRPEATEQIRVTTLPLADALAATSDGRIVDGKTIAALHLYHFRRSRMP
- a CDS encoding M50 family metallopeptidase, which gives rise to MSWRDRTWNHDEGRPRRPWGGFNTENPMAWAPSIGSVFGIRIKLHIIFLIYLAVELLRSASEGGFWFSLRYLIILFGLVFLHEMGHCFGARRVGGDASEVLMWPLGGLAMVSVPHNPRAHLISAAAGPLVNFAFCMISATVLSLAAGSIQAVPWNPFEAYPSEAALPLLVGSTVFLLLYQFFYVNYVLLLFNVVLPLFPLDGGRIWQAILWYRLGYSRSMQIASTAGMIGAVLLGVFGLFNQNLMLVGVAVFAYLTSMQYRKAVVADPEWAEAPCDINASPDQADGPKRRRGLFGKGLWERKRTKIAAEDAEVDRILVKVHDQGIQSLSRSEKKTLERATRRQQGTDRHAGRVDRL